Proteins encoded in a region of the Gallalistipes aquisgranensis genome:
- a CDS encoding DNA gyrase/topoisomerase IV subunit A, with product MNEDKNSSTERNAEDEMFPAGDGAGRKAPADAGGASQEAARTAGEEARPASSGSGVPGGKYGRLMSESGGRQKLTGMYKDWFLDYASYVILERAVPHVEDGLKPVQRRILHSMRRLDDGRYNKVANIVGHTMQFHPHGDASIGDALVQLGQKDLLIDCQGNWGNILTGDEAAAPRYIEARLSKFALDVVFNPKTTEWMLSYDGRNQEPVTLPVKFPLLLAQGVEGIAVGLASKILPHNFNELLDACVAELRGEPYNLLPDFPTGGLADCSRYNEGLRGGVVKVRARISKVDKRTLAITEIPYGTTTESIKDSIIKANDKGKIKIKRVDDNTAEKAEIIIHVSPDESSDKTIDALYAFTDCEVSISPNSCVIYDDKPHFLGVNEILRRSVARTKELLKRELDIRMNELSEDWHMSSLERIFIENKIYNMIEECTTWESVLETIDKGLEPFKGRLRREVTQEDIVRLTEIRIKRISRFDAFKADEYIKGLEKSMKEVQYNLDHLVDYTIAYYERIKQKYGEGRERRTELREFDSIEATKVVVANAKLYVDRAEGFFGIGRSMKDAELVCDCSDIDDVIVILRDGRYIITKVSEKAFFDKNIYYIGVFKRNDERTIYNVLYRDGKNGPLMMKRCAIKGITRDKEYNLTKGTPKSEILYLSVNPNGEAEVLKVYFKPRPRLKKLIVDLDFSTLAIKGRQSQGNLFSRYGIHKIVLKERGTSTLGGQNIWFDDEVRRLNADGRGMLLGEFSGDDKIIVMTAKNQYYITGYDLSHHFPDDTVRVEKYDSSRIYSAAYYDAEQNYYYIKRFSAEVSDRMQPFVDENPASRLVCLSTDDYPRLEVTYGGAHKNRPADLIDVEEFIGVKSHRARGKRITTFEVASLRFVEPLQKGPAETGNEPEEGADGTGLPAEAGGGAGVSGEHSAAETPAAEPAGGKPAVRTPGAEVKPAGTTVIHSDIEFTIERGGEEDTRNPETSQLDLF from the coding sequence ATGAACGAAGATAAGAACAGCAGTACCGAACGGAACGCGGAAGACGAAATGTTCCCGGCAGGGGACGGAGCGGGGCGGAAAGCGCCTGCGGATGCCGGCGGCGCTTCGCAGGAGGCGGCAAGGACCGCGGGGGAGGAGGCACGGCCGGCCTCTTCGGGGAGCGGTGTGCCGGGCGGCAAGTACGGACGTTTGATGAGCGAGAGCGGAGGCCGGCAGAAACTGACCGGCATGTACAAGGACTGGTTTCTGGATTATGCCTCCTACGTGATTCTCGAACGTGCCGTGCCCCACGTGGAAGACGGGCTGAAACCCGTGCAGCGGCGTATTCTCCACTCCATGCGGCGTCTGGACGACGGACGGTACAACAAGGTGGCCAACATCGTGGGACACACCATGCAGTTCCATCCGCACGGCGACGCTTCGATCGGCGATGCGCTGGTGCAGCTCGGCCAGAAGGACCTGCTCATCGACTGTCAGGGAAACTGGGGGAATATCCTCACCGGCGATGAGGCGGCCGCCCCGCGTTACATCGAGGCGCGTCTGTCGAAATTCGCCCTCGACGTGGTGTTCAATCCGAAGACCACCGAGTGGATGCTCTCCTATGACGGCCGGAACCAGGAGCCCGTCACCCTGCCCGTGAAATTCCCGCTGCTGTTGGCGCAGGGCGTGGAGGGGATCGCCGTGGGGCTGGCTTCCAAGATACTGCCCCACAACTTCAACGAACTGCTCGATGCCTGCGTGGCCGAGCTCCGGGGCGAACCCTACAACCTGCTGCCGGACTTCCCGACCGGCGGTCTGGCCGACTGCTCCCGTTACAACGAGGGGCTGCGCGGGGGCGTGGTGAAGGTGAGGGCCCGCATTTCGAAGGTGGACAAACGGACGCTGGCCATCACGGAGATTCCCTACGGCACCACGACCGAGTCGATCAAGGATTCGATCATCAAGGCCAACGACAAGGGGAAGATCAAGATCAAACGGGTGGACGACAATACGGCCGAGAAGGCGGAAATCATCATCCACGTCAGTCCGGACGAGTCGTCCGACAAGACGATCGACGCCCTCTATGCCTTTACGGACTGCGAGGTGTCGATCTCTCCGAACTCGTGCGTCATCTACGACGACAAACCCCATTTCCTCGGGGTGAACGAAATCCTGCGCCGCAGCGTGGCGCGCACGAAAGAGCTGCTGAAACGGGAGCTGGACATCCGGATGAACGAGCTTTCGGAAGACTGGCACATGTCGAGTCTCGAACGCATCTTCATCGAAAACAAGATCTACAACATGATCGAGGAGTGTACCACCTGGGAGTCGGTGCTCGAGACGATCGACAAGGGGCTGGAGCCCTTCAAGGGCAGGCTCCGCCGCGAGGTGACGCAGGAGGATATCGTCCGGCTGACCGAAATCAGGATCAAGCGCATCTCGCGTTTCGACGCCTTCAAGGCGGACGAGTATATCAAGGGGCTCGAAAAGTCGATGAAGGAGGTGCAGTATAACCTGGACCATCTGGTCGATTACACGATCGCCTATTACGAGCGGATCAAACAGAAGTACGGAGAGGGGCGGGAACGCCGTACCGAACTCCGCGAGTTCGATTCGATCGAGGCGACGAAGGTGGTGGTGGCCAATGCCAAGCTCTACGTCGACCGGGCCGAAGGTTTCTTCGGGATCGGCCGTTCGATGAAGGATGCTGAACTGGTGTGCGACTGCTCGGACATCGACGATGTGATCGTGATCCTGCGCGACGGGCGCTATATCATTACGAAGGTTTCCGAAAAGGCCTTCTTCGACAAGAATATCTACTATATAGGTGTATTCAAACGCAACGACGAGCGGACGATCTACAACGTCCTCTACCGGGACGGCAAGAACGGCCCGCTGATGATGAAGCGGTGTGCGATCAAGGGCATCACGCGCGACAAGGAGTACAACCTCACCAAGGGGACGCCCAAGAGCGAGATTCTCTACCTGAGCGTCAATCCCAACGGGGAGGCCGAAGTGCTGAAGGTCTATTTCAAACCCCGGCCGCGCCTCAAGAAGCTGATCGTCGATCTTGATTTCAGTACGCTGGCCATCAAGGGGCGGCAGAGCCAGGGCAACCTCTTCTCCCGGTACGGCATCCACAAGATCGTGCTCAAGGAGCGGGGAACCTCCACGCTCGGCGGCCAGAACATCTGGTTCGACGACGAGGTGCGCAGGCTCAATGCCGACGGCAGGGGCATGCTGCTGGGCGAGTTCAGCGGCGACGACAAGATCATCGTGATGACGGCCAAGAACCAGTATTACATTACGGGGTACGATCTGAGCCATCATTTCCCGGACGATACCGTGCGGGTGGAAAAGTACGACTCTTCGCGGATCTATTCGGCGGCCTATTACGATGCCGAACAGAACTATTACTATATCAAGCGTTTCTCGGCCGAGGTGAGCGACCGCATGCAGCCTTTCGTGGACGAGAATCCCGCGTCGAGGCTGGTCTGCCTCTCCACGGACGACTATCCCCGGCTGGAGGTGACCTACGGCGGCGCCCACAAGAACCGGCCCGCCGACCTGATCGACGTGGAGGAGTTCATCGGCGTGAAGAGCCACCGGGCCCGGGGCAAACGGATCACCACGTTCGAGGTGGCTTCGCTGCGTTTCGTAGAACCGTTGCAGAAAGGCCCTGCCGAAACCGGGAACGAACCGGAGGAGGGCGCCGACGGAACGGGACTTCCTGCCGAGGCAGGAGGAGGGGCGGGAGTTTCCGGGGAGCACTCTGCCGCGGAGACCCCGGCTGCAGAACCGGCCGGGGGAAAACCCGCCGTCCGGACGCCCGGAGCGGAGGTGAAACCGGCCGGAACGACCGTCATCCATTCCGATATCGAGTTTACGATCGAGCGGGGCGGCGAGGAGGATACGCGTAATCCCGAG
- a CDS encoding DNA topoisomerase IV subunit B, producing the protein MDAANYSDEHIRTLDWKEHIRRRPGMYIGKLGDGTSSDDGIYILIKEVLDNSIDEYMMGFGKSIEVTIDGDVVTIRDYGRGVPLGKLSDVASKMNTGAKYDSKAFKKSVGLNGVGIKAVNALSSEFTIRSVRDGEARSVDFSAGEELADRSESGVQEKNGTTIRFVADRTVFGEYAYNFDYVEAMIRNYCYLNAGLVIKLNGHSFVSRNGLLDLLNEQIAEEPLYPPIHLSGPDIEVAITHGSGYGETYFSFVNGQHTTQGGTHQAAFREAIAKTIKEFYRKDYDASDIRTSIIAAISIKVEEPMFESQTKTKLGSKDMGPEGPTVRNFVVDFLKEQLDNFLHKNPETADALNRKIVENEKERKAISGVQKKAREMAKKVSLNNKKLRDCRIHLTDKNDRAEQTMIFITEGNSASGSITKSRDVNTQAVFSLRGKPLNSYGLTKRVVYENEEFNLLQAALNIEEDMDNLRYNKVIIATDADVDGMHIRLLMMTFFLQFFPDVIRQGHLFVLQTPLFRVRNKKETVYCYSEEEKERAIARLGANPEITRFKGLGEISADEFKEFIGENMRLEKVRLTKDDPIHDMLEFYMGKNSYERQGFIIDNLRIEADYIEEAI; encoded by the coding sequence ATGGACGCAGCGAACTATTCGGACGAACATATCAGAACCCTCGACTGGAAGGAGCACATCCGCCGCCGGCCGGGCATGTACATCGGCAAGCTGGGCGACGGAACTTCGTCGGACGACGGTATCTATATCCTTATCAAGGAGGTGCTCGACAACTCGATCGACGAGTACATGATGGGTTTCGGAAAGAGCATCGAAGTGACGATCGACGGCGACGTGGTGACGATCCGCGACTACGGCCGGGGCGTGCCCCTGGGTAAGCTCTCCGACGTGGCTTCGAAGATGAACACCGGAGCCAAGTACGACTCGAAGGCCTTCAAGAAGTCCGTGGGTCTGAACGGTGTGGGTATCAAGGCCGTGAATGCCCTTTCGAGCGAGTTCACCATCCGCAGCGTGCGCGACGGGGAGGCCCGGAGCGTCGATTTCTCCGCCGGCGAGGAGCTGGCCGACCGTTCGGAGAGCGGCGTGCAGGAGAAGAACGGGACGACGATCCGTTTCGTGGCCGACCGCACGGTGTTCGGGGAGTATGCCTACAATTTCGATTACGTGGAGGCGATGATCCGCAACTACTGTTACCTGAATGCCGGGCTGGTCATCAAGCTCAACGGCCATAGCTTCGTCTCCAGGAACGGACTGCTCGACCTGCTGAACGAACAGATCGCCGAGGAGCCGCTCTATCCTCCCATCCACCTTTCGGGGCCTGACATCGAGGTGGCCATCACCCACGGCAGCGGGTATGGCGAGACCTACTTTTCGTTCGTCAACGGGCAGCACACCACGCAGGGCGGTACGCACCAGGCCGCATTCCGGGAGGCGATCGCCAAGACCATCAAGGAGTTCTACCGCAAGGACTACGACGCTTCGGATATCCGCACCTCGATCATCGCCGCCATCAGCATCAAGGTGGAGGAGCCGATGTTCGAGTCGCAGACCAAGACCAAGCTCGGTTCGAAAGACATGGGGCCGGAAGGGCCTACGGTGCGCAATTTCGTGGTCGATTTCCTGAAGGAACAGCTGGACAATTTCCTGCACAAGAACCCCGAGACGGCCGATGCGCTGAACCGCAAGATCGTCGAGAACGAGAAGGAGCGCAAGGCGATCTCCGGCGTACAGAAAAAGGCGCGCGAGATGGCCAAGAAGGTGAGTCTCAACAACAAGAAGCTGCGCGACTGCCGGATTCACCTCACCGACAAGAACGATCGGGCGGAGCAGACCATGATCTTCATCACGGAGGGTAATTCGGCCAGCGGTTCGATCACCAAGAGCCGGGACGTGAACACGCAGGCGGTCTTCTCCCTGCGGGGCAAGCCGCTCAACAGCTACGGCCTGACCAAGCGGGTCGTCTATGAGAACGAGGAGTTCAACCTGCTGCAGGCCGCCCTCAATATCGAGGAGGACATGGACAACCTGCGCTACAACAAGGTGATCATCGCCACCGATGCCGATGTCGACGGCATGCATATCCGGCTGCTGATGATGACCTTCTTCCTCCAGTTCTTCCCGGACGTGATCCGGCAGGGGCACCTGTTCGTGTTGCAGACCCCGCTGTTCCGGGTGCGTAACAAGAAGGAGACGGTCTATTGTTACAGCGAAGAGGAGAAGGAGCGGGCGATCGCCCGGCTGGGAGCCAATCCGGAGATCACCCGGTTCAAGGGGCTGGGCGAAATATCGGCTGACGAGTTCAAGGAGTTCATCGGCGAGAACATGCGGCTGGAGAAGGTGCGCCTCACGAAGGACGATCCGATCCACGACATGCTGGAGTTCTACATGGGCAAGAACAGCTACGAGCGGCAGGGCTTCATCATCGACAACCTGCGGATCGAGGCCGACTACATCGAAGAAGCGATTTAA
- a CDS encoding lysophospholipid acyltransferase family protein, translating to MKSVLYYVVTILFTLAYCVVFMLIFALTVPFDRQRAVLHRASRFWAKAIYAWPLWRVKVEGREHIEKGVPYVVTVNHQAMLDIPLMYVLPFNFKWVSKREVYRIPIFGMVLWMHGDIAIERGAASSTKKMVHEADEYLREGTSVIIFPEGTRTKDGRVHRFKEGAFLIAKSAGVGILPCVIEGTGSLLDGWRLRMPHSFTVRILPPVSAGEVASAEIKELAAEVNRRTTEAHEALRPDLYGNEKEK from the coding sequence ATGAAGTCTGTGCTCTATTACGTTGTGACGATACTCTTTACGCTCGCCTACTGCGTCGTCTTCATGCTGATTTTCGCCCTGACGGTGCCGTTCGACCGCCAGCGGGCGGTGCTGCACCGTGCTTCGCGTTTCTGGGCGAAGGCGATCTATGCGTGGCCCCTGTGGCGGGTGAAGGTCGAGGGGCGGGAGCATATCGAAAAGGGGGTGCCCTACGTGGTGACGGTCAATCACCAGGCCATGCTGGACATTCCCCTGATGTACGTGCTTCCATTCAACTTCAAATGGGTTTCGAAACGCGAAGTGTATAGGATTCCGATTTTCGGCATGGTGCTCTGGATGCACGGCGATATCGCCATCGAACGCGGAGCCGCTTCCAGCACCAAGAAGATGGTGCACGAAGCCGACGAATATCTCCGGGAGGGCACGTCGGTGATTATCTTCCCCGAGGGGACGCGGACCAAGGACGGACGGGTGCACCGTTTCAAGGAGGGGGCTTTCCTGATCGCCAAGAGCGCCGGGGTGGGAATTCTGCCCTGCGTGATCGAAGGGACGGGGAGTCTGCTCGACGGATGGCGGCTCAGAATGCCGCACTCCTTTACCGTGCGGATATTGCCCCCCGTGAGTGCCGGGGAGGTCGCCTCAGCGGAGATCAAGGAGCTGGCCGCAGAGGTGAACCGTCGGACGACGGAGGCGCACGAAGCCCTGCGTCCCGACCTGTACGGAAACGAGAAGGAAAAATAA
- the fabD gene encoding ACP S-malonyltransferase, translating to MKAFVFPGQGAQFVGMGKDLYDTVPMAKELFEKANEILGFRITDIMFSGTDEQLKQTNVTQPAIFLHSVILAKSLGDAFKPDMVAGHSLGEFSALVAAGALGFEDGLRLVAKRAAAMQKACEQNPSTMAAVLALPDEKVEEICASIDEVVVPANYNCPGQLVISGSNEGIEKACAKMLEAGAKRALKLNVGGAFHSPLMEPARVELEAAIREAPFATPVCPVYQNVDAKPYTDPEKIKANLIAQLTAPVRWTQIVRNMLADGADSFTELGPGAVLQGLIKKVNKEAACESKQTL from the coding sequence ATGAAAGCATTTGTTTTTCCGGGACAGGGCGCCCAGTTCGTGGGCATGGGCAAAGACCTGTACGACACCGTCCCGATGGCGAAAGAACTTTTCGAGAAAGCCAATGAAATTCTCGGTTTCCGCATAACCGACATCATGTTCTCCGGGACGGACGAACAGCTCAAGCAGACCAACGTGACGCAGCCCGCCATTTTCCTCCACTCGGTCATTCTGGCCAAGTCGCTGGGCGACGCCTTCAAACCCGACATGGTGGCCGGACACTCGCTGGGCGAATTCAGCGCACTGGTGGCCGCCGGAGCCCTCGGTTTCGAAGACGGCCTGCGGCTGGTGGCCAAACGTGCCGCCGCCATGCAGAAGGCCTGCGAACAGAACCCCTCGACGATGGCCGCCGTCCTGGCCCTGCCCGACGAGAAGGTGGAGGAGATCTGCGCCTCGATCGACGAGGTGGTCGTTCCCGCCAACTACAACTGCCCCGGCCAGCTGGTGATCTCCGGCAGCAACGAAGGCATCGAGAAGGCCTGTGCCAAGATGCTGGAGGCAGGGGCCAAACGCGCACTGAAGCTCAACGTGGGCGGCGCGTTCCACTCCCCGCTGATGGAGCCCGCCCGCGTGGAGCTGGAAGCCGCCATCAGGGAGGCTCCGTTCGCCACACCGGTCTGCCCCGTTTACCAGAACGTGGACGCCAAACCCTACACCGATCCCGAAAAGATCAAGGCCAACCTGATCGCCCAGCTCACGGCTCCCGTACGCTGGACGCAGATCGTGCGCAACATGCTCGCCGACGGTGCCGACTCGTTCACCGAACTGGGTCCCGGCGCCGTTCTCCAGGGCCTCATCAAGAAGGTCAACAAAGAGGCCGCGTGCGAATCGAAACAGACGCTTTAA
- a CDS encoding glycosyltransferase family 2 protein encodes MESTPLVSVVIPCYNQARFLDEAVGSVLGCGYDAVEIIVVNDGSSSEEDNRLLHGFIRPKTRVIHQRNMGLAAARNAGIEAASGKYILPLDADDKTAEGFLPEAVRIAESDPGICVVTGKYRLFGLTESEPQGAPYEGFASELLGNRIVVSSLFRKEGWEKAGGYSAQMKYGMEDWDFWISLLEKTGGRVVQLDRPTMYYRQHETSMFRDLVGDRRRKEEMFGMLVRRHLDSYLAHPETLAEYMLEKYGILEERALRHESRMERKYVKYRRLFKCTAWLGGLLLLALALLLALG; translated from the coding sequence ATGGAGAGTACACCGCTGGTCAGCGTCGTCATCCCCTGCTACAACCAGGCCCGGTTCCTCGACGAAGCAGTCGGGAGCGTTCTCGGATGCGGCTATGACGCCGTCGAGATCATCGTCGTGAACGACGGCTCCTCCTCGGAGGAGGACAACCGTCTCCTGCACGGTTTCATCCGGCCCAAAACCCGCGTGATACATCAGCGGAACATGGGGCTGGCAGCCGCCCGCAACGCAGGCATCGAAGCCGCTTCGGGCAAATACATCCTGCCGCTGGACGCCGACGACAAAACGGCCGAAGGTTTCCTTCCGGAAGCGGTCCGTATCGCTGAAAGCGATCCCGGCATCTGCGTCGTCACCGGAAAATACCGTCTGTTCGGGCTCACCGAATCGGAACCGCAGGGCGCCCCTTACGAAGGATTCGCCTCCGAACTGCTCGGCAACCGGATCGTGGTGAGCAGCCTGTTCCGCAAAGAGGGGTGGGAAAAAGCCGGCGGCTACTCCGCCCAAATGAAATACGGCATGGAAGACTGGGATTTCTGGATTTCCCTGCTCGAAAAAACGGGCGGGCGCGTAGTGCAGCTCGACCGCCCCACGATGTACTACCGGCAACACGAAACCTCCATGTTCCGGGACCTGGTCGGCGACCGCAGACGCAAGGAGGAGATGTTCGGCATGCTGGTCAGGCGGCACCTGGACTCCTATCTGGCCCATCCGGAAACGCTGGCGGAATACATGCTGGAAAAGTACGGCATCTTAGAGGAGAGAGCCCTCCGGCACGAGAGCCGCATGGAACGGAAATACGTGAAATACAGACGGCTTTTCAAATGCACGGCATGGCTGGGCGGCCTCCTGCTGCTGGCCCTGGCACTGCTTCTCGCACTCGGCTGA
- a CDS encoding ROK family transcriptional regulator, with translation MVSLKEFFNQHEDDAQKGIVHKNNLIKRNIIAYMAVNGECTLAELTKELHISIPTITKLVNELVVEKIVTDNGKVETPGGRRPNIFGLANSAIYFAGVDIARDHIGFIITDLKNNVITSEEDTKFELADTPECFERICTSIDSFIERCGVDRSKILGMGIGIAGRVNPNTGRSYKYFTSGERSIRDIIEERTGIRVLLENDTRARCYAEYFTGSNIKDEKNILYLHLGRGVAIGIITDGKLFYGKSGFAGEFGHTPFFDNEIICSCGKKGCLETEVSGIAIENKLITRIQQGVSTVLQEKYNRGETIHINDIISAAKNDDTLAIELIEEAGEKIGKSIAFLINIFNPELVIIGGNLAQAGDYIMLPLKTAANKYSLSLVYNDTKFRLSKMNENAGALGAAMLIRNKVIGL, from the coding sequence ATGGTATCATTAAAGGAATTTTTCAACCAGCACGAAGACGATGCCCAGAAAGGCATCGTCCACAAGAACAACCTGATTAAACGCAATATCATCGCCTACATGGCGGTCAACGGGGAGTGTACGCTGGCCGAGCTCACCAAAGAGCTCCACATCAGCATCCCCACCATCACCAAACTGGTGAACGAACTGGTCGTCGAGAAAATCGTGACCGATAACGGCAAGGTGGAAACCCCGGGGGGACGGCGTCCCAATATCTTCGGTCTGGCCAACTCGGCCATCTATTTCGCCGGGGTGGACATCGCCCGCGACCATATCGGTTTCATCATCACCGACCTGAAGAACAACGTCATCACCAGCGAAGAGGACACGAAGTTCGAACTGGCCGACACGCCCGAATGTTTCGAGCGCATCTGCACCTCGATCGACTCGTTCATCGAGCGCTGCGGCGTGGACCGCAGCAAAATCCTGGGCATGGGAATCGGAATCGCCGGCCGCGTGAACCCCAACACGGGCCGCAGCTACAAATACTTCACTTCAGGCGAGCGGTCGATCCGCGACATCATCGAGGAGCGAACGGGCATCCGCGTCCTGCTGGAGAACGACACCCGGGCCCGCTGTTATGCCGAATACTTCACGGGCAGCAACATCAAGGACGAGAAGAACATCCTCTACCTGCACCTGGGGCGCGGCGTGGCCATCGGGATCATCACCGACGGCAAACTCTTCTACGGCAAGTCGGGCTTCGCCGGAGAGTTCGGACACACGCCCTTCTTCGACAACGAGATCATCTGCTCGTGCGGCAAGAAGGGCTGCCTCGAGACCGAAGTGTCGGGAATCGCCATCGAGAACAAGCTCATCACCCGCATCCAGCAGGGCGTAAGCACCGTTTTGCAGGAGAAATACAACCGGGGCGAAACGATCCACATCAACGACATCATCTCCGCCGCCAAGAACGACGACACGCTCGCCATCGAACTGATCGAGGAGGCCGGCGAGAAGATCGGCAAGAGTATCGCGTTCCTGATCAACATCTTCAACCCCGAGCTGGTCATCATCGGAGGCAATCTGGCGCAGGCCGGCGACTACATCATGCTGCCGCTGAAAACGGCCGCTAACAAATACTCGCTGAGCCTCGTCTACAACGACACCAAATTCCGCCTTTCGAAAATGAACGAAAACGCCGGGGCTCTGGGCGCCGCCATGCTCATACGCAACAAGGTCATCGGTTTGTAA
- a CDS encoding GNAT family N-acetyltransferase produces MNALETDLIRLRAMEPEDIDILYLWENDTNVWKVSNTIAPFSKYILKQFIENQRYDIYETKQLRLIIESKELRKPVGAIDLFDLDPYNRRAGVGILIYDRRDKGQGFASAALSTLIRYGFQMLGLNQLYCNIPATNVRSLALFKSKGFNIIGLKKEWTKTTSDWQDEYMLQLLNPKKG; encoded by the coding sequence ATGAACGCACTCGAAACGGACCTGATCCGTCTGCGGGCCATGGAACCCGAAGACATCGACATCCTCTACCTGTGGGAAAACGACACCAACGTCTGGAAGGTGAGCAACACGATCGCACCCTTTTCGAAATATATCCTGAAGCAATTCATCGAAAACCAGCGGTACGACATCTACGAGACCAAGCAGTTGCGCCTGATCATCGAGTCGAAAGAGCTGCGCAAGCCGGTAGGGGCCATCGACCTGTTCGACCTCGACCCCTACAACCGTCGGGCCGGCGTGGGCATTCTGATCTACGACCGCAGGGACAAGGGACAGGGTTTCGCCTCGGCCGCCCTCTCGACCCTCATCCGCTACGGGTTCCAGATGCTGGGCCTCAACCAGCTCTACTGCAACATTCCGGCCACGAACGTACGCAGCCTCGCCCTGTTCAAAAGCAAGGGATTCAACATCATCGGGCTGAAAAAGGAGTGGACGAAAACCACGTCGGACTGGCAGGACGAGTACATGCTCCAGTTGCTGAACCCGAAAAAGGGATAA
- a CDS encoding DUF3575 domain-containing protein, translating to MKRIFLFILLLWGCAGTVRAQTYLKMNGLYALVGVINPAVEFRVSERLTYQAEIVYSPWQSIRDHGVSKPMHFGICLNEFRRYFRERNDGWYLGANAGMMLFKMSKPEFRHGKLYLENRYSKGAGLMLGLCVGYEHLFARKWVLDFFFGWSYMLSWYNGYSLDGQIDLYPHRPVMPASPDPYNGSGEWYPNKIGVSIGLRIFDPAKKAARRDARAREEARSGR from the coding sequence GTGAAACGTATTTTTTTATTCATACTGCTACTGTGGGGCTGCGCGGGTACTGTCCGGGCACAGACCTATCTGAAGATGAACGGTCTGTATGCGCTGGTCGGCGTGATCAACCCGGCAGTCGAGTTCCGTGTGTCGGAACGGCTGACCTACCAGGCGGAGATCGTCTATTCCCCCTGGCAGAGCATCCGGGACCACGGCGTGAGCAAACCGATGCATTTCGGCATCTGCCTGAACGAGTTCCGGCGTTATTTCCGCGAACGGAACGACGGATGGTATCTGGGAGCGAACGCGGGCATGATGCTCTTCAAAATGTCGAAACCGGAATTCCGCCACGGAAAATTGTATCTCGAAAACCGGTACAGCAAGGGGGCAGGCCTGATGCTGGGCCTGTGTGTGGGGTACGAACATCTGTTTGCCCGCAAGTGGGTGCTGGACTTTTTTTTCGGCTGGTCGTACATGCTGAGCTGGTACAACGGCTATTCGCTGGACGGGCAGATCGACCTGTATCCCCACCGGCCGGTGATGCCCGCATCGCCCGACCCCTACAACGGTTCCGGCGAATGGTATCCCAACAAGATCGGTGTTTCGATCGGCCTCCGGATATTCGATCCGGCGAAGAAAGCGGCCCGGCGGGACGCCCGCGCACGGGAGGAAGCGCGGTCCGGACGATAA
- a CDS encoding type I restriction enzyme HsdR N-terminal domain-containing protein, which translates to MNRHPRLNFPSFPFRIVRRAGVSYVWDEMRGRWLLLTPEEWVRRHLVRFLVERMGADRHYVVQEYPVDLQGQPLRADVVVLAPGGACREGTEACGGRPEPLLLAECKAADVPIDDAVLAQAVRYNSRVGARFLLLTNGMKHYCYEADGKGGYRTLSSLPDLGAYCRPPFFPE; encoded by the coding sequence ATGAACCGACATCCCCGACTTAATTTTCCCTCTTTCCCGTTCCGCATCGTTCGGCGGGCGGGTGTGTCGTATGTCTGGGACGAGATGCGCGGACGCTGGTTGCTGCTCACGCCCGAGGAGTGGGTGCGCAGGCATCTGGTCCGTTTCCTGGTGGAGCGTATGGGTGCCGACCGGCATTACGTGGTGCAGGAGTATCCCGTCGATCTGCAGGGGCAGCCCCTGCGGGCCGATGTGGTGGTGCTCGCCCCGGGAGGGGCCTGCCGGGAGGGAACGGAGGCGTGCGGCGGCCGTCCGGAGCCCCTGCTGCTGGCCGAGTGCAAGGCGGCGGACGTTCCGATCGACGATGCGGTGCTGGCGCAGGCCGTCCGCTACAACAGTCGGGTGGGGGCGCGCTTCCTGCTGCTGACCAACGGCATGAAACATTACTGTTACGAGGCGGACGGAAAGGGCGGGTACCGGACGCTCTCCTCGCTTCCCGACCTGGGCGCTTACTGCCGTCCGCCGTTTTTCCCGGAATAA